A stretch of the Nicotiana tabacum cultivar K326 chromosome 6, ASM71507v2, whole genome shotgun sequence genome encodes the following:
- the LOC107813192 gene encoding protein CASPARIAN STRIP INTEGRITY FACTOR 1-like isoform X2 — MDGLMLLKKIGRQSRFVSNSEKEELGGTHKEVSVGEQLHDEEMSEIHERLLKANTKDYGRYDPAPALSKPRFKLIPN, encoded by the exons ATGGATGGTCTCATGCTACTCAAGAAAATTG GTCGACAGTCAAGGTTTGTAAGCAACTCTGAGAAAGAAGAGCTGGGTGGAACTCATAAG GAAGTGTCAGTAGGAGAGCAATTACACGATGAGGAGATGAGTGAAATCCATGAAAGGCTTCTTAAGGCAAACACAAAGGATTATGGGAGATATGATCCAGCACCTGCCCTTTCTAAGCCTCGTTTCAAGCTCATACCCAACTGA
- the LOC107813192 gene encoding protein CASPARIAN STRIP INTEGRITY FACTOR 1-like isoform X1, producing MDGLMLLKKIGLFFLLISTSLLSTSFAGRQSRFVSNSEKEELGGTHKEVSVGEQLHDEEMSEIHERLLKANTKDYGRYDPAPALSKPRFKLIPN from the exons ATGGATGGTCTCATGCTACTCAAGAAAATTGGTCTCTTCTTCCTTCTCATATCTACTTCTCTCTTGTCAACTTCATTTGCAG GTCGACAGTCAAGGTTTGTAAGCAACTCTGAGAAAGAAGAGCTGGGTGGAACTCATAAG GAAGTGTCAGTAGGAGAGCAATTACACGATGAGGAGATGAGTGAAATCCATGAAAGGCTTCTTAAGGCAAACACAAAGGATTATGGGAGATATGATCCAGCACCTGCCCTTTCTAAGCCTCGTTTCAAGCTCATACCCAACTGA